The following coding sequences are from one Campylobacter sp. RM16187 window:
- a CDS encoding ABC transporter permease, translating into MILIDNVKKDRAAINRVVDYLWGGFSGFATICLLIALWQLGSEKFGEFMLPAPKVVFLKAYSLLLEYKASEIDVTLFRSLVGVGTACVIGITLGLIAGAYKSFASLLKPLITVLLAMPPIIWIVMAIFWFGFGNFSTIFTIIITVLPLTFASSAVGMMSVSEELK; encoded by the coding sequence ATGATTTTAATCGATAACGTTAAAAAAGATCGCGCGGCGATAAACCGCGTGGTTGATTATCTTTGGGGCGGATTTAGCGGATTTGCCACGATATGTCTTTTGATCGCTCTTTGGCAGCTTGGTAGCGAGAAATTCGGCGAATTTATGCTGCCTGCTCCAAAGGTCGTATTTCTTAAGGCGTATTCGCTTTTGCTTGAATACAAGGCAAGCGAAATCGATGTAACACTTTTTAGGTCGCTTGTGGGTGTCGGCACGGCTTGCGTTATCGGCATCACTTTGGGGCTTATTGCCGGCGCTTATAAGAGCTTTGCCTCGCTTTTAAAGCCGCTTATAACCGTGCTTTTGGCTATGCCGCCGATCATTTGGATAGTGATGGCGATATTTTGGTTCGGATTTGGAAATTTTAGCACTATCTTTACTATCATCATAACTGTTTTGCCGCTTACTTTCGCAAGTTCGGCGGTCGGTATGATGAGCGTTAGCGAAGAGCTAAAATAG
- a CDS encoding ABC transporter ATP-binding protein, with translation MLELKNVEYEILRDKVVRNFNLEIKSGEVITLFGASGCGKTTILKLISGIIEPRKGQIINKFARTTYLFQENRLLEWKNALENVLLVMAKPDVDLVLSYFERLGLGKKDARKYPDELSGGMRQRVAFVRAIVTEPDLLLMDEPFSGLDYDMKEILMEMIANRVKNGMSVVLVTHDRMEAAKMSDEICFLESKGAVIERKLKLEKRFEDRSFDYLNAVINENFKGKIYYD, from the coding sequence GTGCTGGAACTTAAAAATGTAGAATATGAAATTTTGCGCGATAAGGTCGTAAGAAATTTTAACCTTGAGATAAAAAGCGGAGAGGTCATAACTCTCTTTGGCGCGAGCGGGTGCGGTAAGACCACGATACTTAAGCTGATTTCCGGTATCATAGAGCCAAGAAAAGGGCAGATAATCAACAAATTCGCCCGCACGACCTATCTTTTTCAGGAAAACCGCCTTTTAGAGTGGAAAAACGCCCTTGAAAACGTCCTTTTGGTTATGGCTAAACCGGACGTAGATCTGGTGCTTAGCTACTTTGAAAGGCTTGGTCTTGGCAAAAAAGACGCCAGAAAATATCCCGATGAGCTAAGCGGCGGAATGCGCCAAAGGGTTGCCTTTGTGCGCGCTATCGTGACCGAGCCTGATCTGCTTTTGATGGATGAGCCGTTTTCGGGGCTTGATTATGATATGAAAGAAATTTTGATGGAAATGATCGCAAACCGCGTGAAAAACGGCATGAGTGTAGTGCTTGTGACGCATGATAGGATGGAAGCTGCCAAGATGAGCGATGAAATTTGCTTCCTTGAGAGCAAGGGTGCAGTCATTGAGCGCAAGTTAAAGCTTGAAAAGCGCTTTGAAGATAGAAGCTTTGATTACTTAAACGCCGTGATAAACGAGAATTTCAAGGGGAAAATTTACTATGATTAA
- a CDS encoding formate dehydrogenase subunit alpha has product MSDARIGRRSFLKLAALGAGSTVAFGKNETIRGVTNEEIKNPFEGSKRVRTICSICSAGCGIEAEVKDGVWIRQDMAMYHPISQGSHCCKGIDQIDLTKSKQRIKYPMKKVNGKWERISWETAVNEIGDKMLEIRKKHGPDCVEFLGSAKFSNEQSFYFRKFAAFWGTNNIDHVARIUHSASVAGAANTWGYGAMTNHFGDIAANSKAIMVVGANSAVANPVGGMKHFLQAKDRNNAKLIVVDPIFTKTAAKADHYVRVRPGTDIAFAYGMLHLIFKNGWEDKEYIGDRTYGIDEIRKEAEHWTPEVVEDVTGVPADQLIQVTRIFATTKPAAVAWSLGLTQHSIGSSNTRIFPILQLVLGNAGKSGGGCQIIRGHDNVQGATDMGNLADSLPTYYGLGDAAWKHFCKGWGVEFDDFVKRFAVSTKEPKQGGAPVKGTKFEEYFYHDPKNPEDRNWRNEKGWSLSKWWQGVLKEEDTFTSGELKVLWVQGTGITSMAHLSKIQEAIDKLDMLVIAEPFVNEVAILSDRKDGIYILPVATQFENEGIVVATNRAAQWRTKVVDPLYESKPDQEVMFEFAKKWGFYDEYTKSLRMNDNLEVVKDSFIWPDDATRELARMGQSIGLQGWQPERLRKHQQNWENFDPDTLIGIGGEVKGEYYSLPWPCWDKQHPGTPILYDLSKPYVEGGCGFRNRFGLEHNGVSQIASEAVQLKGSKVKGGYPQITKENIETVLGITLTEEEKSKMGANWMMDYSGIINQKCREAGVAPFGNARARAFVWEFIDKIPKHREPLHSPRWDLVQKYPAIDDQKKNFRVAVKFKSEQQEQDWSKNFPTIISSMRLVNLSGAGMLERTSKYLAAITPEMFAYVNPELALKYGIQDKDMMWIHSPQGTKIKVRCYHNHSVTPDRICLPYNFAGVMQGVDLSHRYPEGTKPYTTGESSNTITNYGFDPVTQISEYNAGLCRLEKADDMGFKTNFLDEIAK; this is encoded by the coding sequence ATGAGTGATGCACGTATAGGAAGACGCTCTTTCCTTAAGCTTGCAGCCCTTGGAGCGGGCAGCACTGTAGCTTTCGGAAAGAACGAAACAATAAGAGGGGTCACCAATGAGGAGATTAAAAATCCTTTTGAGGGCTCAAAGAGGGTTAGAACAATTTGTTCGATCTGCTCGGCCGGCTGTGGTATAGAAGCAGAGGTTAAAGATGGGGTTTGGATACGCCAAGATATGGCTATGTATCACCCGATATCACAAGGTAGCCACTGCTGCAAAGGAATCGATCAGATCGATCTTACAAAGAGTAAACAACGCATCAAATATCCGATGAAGAAAGTTAACGGCAAATGGGAGCGCATTAGCTGGGAGACAGCTGTTAACGAAATCGGCGATAAGATGCTTGAAATTCGTAAAAAACATGGACCTGACTGTGTTGAGTTTTTAGGTTCGGCAAAATTTAGCAACGAGCAATCTTTCTATTTTAGAAAATTTGCGGCATTTTGGGGCACAAACAATATAGATCACGTTGCACGTATTTGACACAGCGCATCAGTCGCCGGAGCGGCGAATACTTGGGGTTATGGCGCTATGACAAACCACTTTGGAGATATTGCAGCGAATTCTAAGGCTATTATGGTTGTAGGAGCAAATTCTGCCGTTGCAAATCCTGTTGGAGGCATGAAGCACTTCCTTCAAGCTAAAGATAGAAATAATGCAAAATTAATAGTTGTTGATCCGATCTTTACTAAAACAGCTGCCAAAGCCGATCACTATGTGAGAGTAAGACCGGGAACCGATATAGCGTTTGCTTACGGTATGCTACATCTTATATTTAAAAACGGATGGGAAGATAAAGAGTATATAGGCGATAGAACTTACGGAATAGATGAAATTCGCAAAGAGGCCGAACACTGGACACCTGAGGTTGTTGAAGACGTTACGGGAGTGCCGGCTGATCAGCTAATCCAGGTAACTAGAATCTTTGCTACTACAAAACCTGCCGCTGTTGCTTGGTCTTTAGGACTTACACAACACTCAATAGGTAGTTCTAATACGAGAATTTTCCCTATTCTTCAATTAGTGCTTGGTAACGCAGGAAAATCTGGCGGCGGATGTCAAATCATTCGTGGACATGACAACGTTCAAGGTGCTACAGATATGGGTAATTTGGCGGATTCTCTTCCTACATATTATGGTCTTGGAGATGCGGCTTGGAAGCACTTCTGTAAAGGTTGGGGCGTAGAATTTGATGATTTCGTAAAACGCTTTGCGGTATCTACCAAAGAGCCTAAGCAAGGCGGCGCTCCTGTTAAAGGAACGAAATTTGAGGAGTACTTCTATCACGATCCTAAAAACCCTGAAGATAGAAACTGGAGAAATGAAAAAGGTTGGTCGCTATCTAAATGGTGGCAAGGTGTTTTAAAAGAGGAAGATACCTTTACAAGCGGCGAGCTAAAAGTTCTTTGGGTTCAAGGAACGGGAATTACCTCTATGGCTCACCTATCTAAAATTCAAGAGGCTATCGATAAACTAGATATGCTTGTTATAGCAGAGCCTTTTGTAAACGAAGTTGCTATTCTTAGTGATAGAAAAGATGGAATTTACATCCTTCCTGTTGCGACTCAGTTTGAAAACGAAGGTATAGTTGTTGCGACTAACCGTGCTGCGCAATGGAGAACAAAGGTTGTAGATCCGCTATACGAGAGTAAGCCAGACCAAGAGGTTATGTTTGAATTTGCAAAAAAATGGGGATTTTATGATGAGTATACAAAATCTCTTAGAATGAATGATAATCTTGAGGTGGTAAAAGATAGCTTTATATGGCCTGACGATGCTACAAGAGAGCTTGCTAGAATGGGGCAATCTATCGGCCTTCAGGGTTGGCAGCCTGAAAGATTAAGAAAACATCAACAAAACTGGGAGAATTTCGACCCTGATACCTTGATAGGTATAGGCGGAGAAGTTAAGGGCGAGTATTACAGCTTGCCGTGGCCATGTTGGGATAAGCAACATCCTGGAACACCAATACTTTACGACCTAAGTAAGCCTTATGTAGAGGGCGGATGCGGATTTAGAAATCGCTTTGGTTTAGAGCATAATGGGGTTAGTCAAATAGCTTCTGAAGCTGTTCAGTTAAAGGGTTCTAAGGTAAAAGGCGGATATCCTCAAATTACAAAAGAGAATATCGAAACAGTTCTTGGCATCACTCTAACAGAGGAAGAAAAATCTAAGATGGGTGCCAACTGGATGATGGATTATAGCGGTATTATTAATCAAAAATGCCGTGAGGCAGGCGTTGCTCCATTTGGTAATGCAAGAGCGCGTGCATTTGTATGGGAATTTATCGATAAAATTCCAAAACATCGCGAGCCTCTACACTCGCCAAGATGGGATTTGGTTCAAAAATATCCTGCTATTGATGATCAAAAGAAGAATTTCCGTGTTGCGGTTAAATTTAAATCAGAACAACAAGAGCAAGATTGGAGCAAGAACTTCCCAACTATTATCAGCTCAATGCGCCTAGTAAACTTGAGCGGTGCCGGAATGCTAGAGAGAACAAGTAAATATCTAGCGGCTATTACGCCTGAGATGTTTGCCTATGTTAATCCGGAGCTAGCTCTTAAATATGGTATCCAAGATAAGGATATGATGTGGATTCATTCGCCTCAAGGCACAAAGATTAAAGTAAGATGCTATCACAATCATAGCGTTACGCCTGATAGAATTTGTTTGCCTTATAACTTCGCAGGAGTTATGCAAGGTGTTGATCTAAGTCACCGCTATCCTGAGGGAACTAAGCCTTATACGACAGGAGAAAGCTCAAATACCATAACAAACTACGGATTTGACCCGGTAACTCAAATTTCAGAGTATAACGCAGGCTTGTGTAGATTGGAAAAAGCTGATGATATGGGCTTTAAAACCAATTTTTTAGATGAAATAGCGAAGTAA
- a CDS encoding ABC transporter substrate-binding protein — MKRRNFLGLGAALGVTAFAPNLFAKERFDIWGMPAIPSTMLAVATMQGELNKTHDMKLRIWNNPDQLRAGVASGEMKLTAAPSNVGVNLANQGIKFGMLNIMTNGLQNVLVKDPSIKSIEDLVGKKLIMPFKNDMPDLVLRAICKKRGIDISKIDITYVQTPPESVGLFLQKDYDAALSIEPMSSAAILKGKKMGVDVSVGFDLPQIWGESFGVKPYIPQAGLIVSLDYYNANREVFEVFHNDLQNALKWILQNKQSAAKIGAQYLPAPEPALANAFERSNLTVTKASDLADELMSFFEVLFELNPKILGGKMPDKSLFL; from the coding sequence ATGAAAAGACGAAATTTCTTAGGTTTAGGCGCGGCTCTTGGAGTAACTGCATTTGCTCCAAATTTGTTTGCAAAAGAGAGGTTTGACATCTGGGGGATGCCCGCTATCCCAAGCACTATGCTTGCGGTTGCAACCATGCAAGGCGAGCTTAACAAAACTCACGATATGAAGCTAAGAATTTGGAATAATCCCGACCAGCTTCGTGCAGGCGTGGCAAGCGGAGAGATGAAGCTAACTGCGGCACCAAGCAATGTGGGCGTAAATTTAGCCAACCAAGGCATAAAATTTGGCATGCTAAACATCATGACAAACGGACTTCAAAACGTCTTAGTTAAAGATCCGAGTATAAAAAGCATAGAGGATTTGGTAGGCAAAAAACTCATCATGCCTTTTAAAAACGACATGCCCGATCTCGTGCTTCGCGCCATTTGCAAAAAGCGCGGCATAGATATTTCAAAGATTGATATCACTTACGTGCAAACTCCGCCTGAATCGGTTGGTCTGTTTTTACAAAAGGATTATGACGCGGCACTATCCATAGAGCCTATGAGCTCGGCTGCCATACTTAAGGGCAAAAAGATGGGGGTGGATGTAAGCGTAGGCTTTGATCTGCCTCAAATTTGGGGCGAGAGCTTTGGCGTGAAGCCATATATCCCGCAAGCAGGTCTTATAGTGAGTTTGGATTATTATAACGCTAACAGAGAGGTTTTTGAGGTATTTCATAACGATTTGCAAAATGCTCTTAAGTGGATTTTGCAAAACAAGCAAAGTGCCGCTAAGATAGGCGCTCAGTATCTGCCTGCACCGGAACCCGCTCTTGCAAACGCATTTGAGCGTTCAAATTTAACCGTTACTAAAGCAAGCGATTTGGCTGATGAGCTGATGAGCTTTTTTGAAGTGTTGTTTGAGCTAAATCCAAAAATTTTAGGCGGAAAAATGCCTGATAAGAGCCTATTTTTATGA
- a CDS encoding thioredoxin fold domain-containing protein, whose translation MKKIVVASLVAASAVFGASDVQIKDFYNAMIGGKQGVSITVSDRQKVSDKSDIEVVTVTISDGKNSQHDVVFTKGDFLFPEIFDLKEHKSYSRDFQQKITVKNLAAVYNKEDKKNIISLGNDSKKPTIVVFSDPECPYCRAELDKIEGTLKESNVQIILTPVHDTTALQKSFLVYKDTAAAKSDSEKIKALRKYFAPDYTVDQKAVSEDDVKKMDELRTKYLAAGVRSVPFIINLEDLKK comes from the coding sequence ATGAAAAAAATTGTTGTAGCCTCTTTGGTTGCTGCTAGTGCGGTTTTTGGTGCGAGCGATGTTCAGATAAAGGATTTTTATAACGCTATGATAGGCGGAAAACAAGGCGTAAGTATTACAGTAAGCGATCGCCAAAAAGTATCTGATAAATCAGATATAGAGGTAGTTACCGTAACTATAAGTGATGGCAAAAACTCTCAGCATGATGTAGTATTTACAAAAGGTGATTTTTTATTTCCTGAAATTTTCGATCTAAAAGAGCACAAATCATACTCTAGAGATTTCCAACAAAAGATAACTGTTAAAAATTTAGCCGCAGTTTATAATAAAGAGGATAAGAAAAATATCATCTCCTTAGGAAATGACAGCAAAAAGCCTACTATAGTAGTTTTTTCGGATCCAGAGTGTCCATACTGTAGGGCCGAACTTGATAAGATAGAGGGTACTTTAAAAGAGTCTAATGTGCAAATCATACTAACTCCAGTGCATGATACAACAGCTCTTCAAAAGAGTTTCTTGGTATATAAAGATACGGCAGCCGCAAAGAGCGATAGTGAAAAGATAAAGGCTCTAAGAAAATACTTTGCGCCTGATTATACGGTAGATCAAAAAGCTGTAAGCGAGGATGATGTTAAAAAAATGGATGAGCTTCGCACTAAATATCTTGCTGCAGGCGTTAGAAGCGTACCGTTCATAATCAATCTGGAAGATCTTAAAAAATAA
- a CDS encoding NnrS family protein, with protein MINDFFTYPMRIFFLSSAICAALGGAVFFAPVDFISLHKFIFLHLVGALAYAGFLLTGLTDWTNFTKSLKIHAYILFGIFAISFFCAFINLWFAHLFMAIFWAYLVMLCAYMIWLDKNDDQFGVMGFLLGILLFEICYLVSGEEKFLNLQIHLHIIAILLISFRVSMVLGREAIKRESDMEEAVFVPNLVYKNIAICCVCAFLILSVFFESSGAISYAALACGAAVFAKLKEWHYKELLRHNFIVFYYLMQLLVAAAYAIFGISGILGLGLETNMLHILAINGMIFSIMLIFNIAGLRHSGQELEFLLLSKIAFALVVVAGIFRGFFAYAWSGFYIHLPATLIVIAFVLWFVDFYKIFKNNEFSDDPE; from the coding sequence ATGATTAATGATTTTTTTACCTATCCTATGCGGATATTTTTCCTTTCAAGCGCTATTTGTGCGGCACTTGGCGGAGCTGTATTTTTTGCGCCGGTTGATTTTATAAGCCTTCACAAATTTATATTTTTACACCTTGTAGGCGCGCTTGCTTATGCTGGATTTTTGCTCACGGGGCTTACGGATTGGACGAATTTTACTAAGTCGCTTAAAATTCACGCTTATATTTTGTTTGGAATTTTTGCTATTAGCTTCTTTTGCGCGTTTATAAATTTGTGGTTTGCTCATCTTTTTATGGCGATTTTTTGGGCGTATTTGGTGATGCTTTGCGCTTATATGATCTGGCTTGATAAAAATGATGATCAGTTCGGAGTTATGGGCTTTTTGCTTGGAATTTTGCTCTTTGAAATTTGCTATCTCGTAAGCGGTGAGGAGAAATTTTTAAATTTACAAATTCATCTGCATATCATAGCGATTTTGCTTATATCATTTCGCGTTAGTATGGTGCTTGGACGAGAGGCGATAAAGCGCGAAAGCGATATGGAAGAAGCGGTATTTGTGCCAAATTTGGTCTACAAAAATATCGCGATTTGCTGCGTTTGCGCGTTTTTGATTTTAAGCGTATTTTTTGAATCAAGCGGCGCGATAAGCTACGCTGCCTTAGCGTGTGGCGCAGCGGTGTTTGCCAAGCTTAAGGAGTGGCATTATAAAGAGCTTTTAAGGCATAATTTCATCGTGTTTTACTACCTTATGCAGCTTCTTGTGGCGGCTGCTTACGCTATCTTTGGCATAAGCGGAATTTTGGGTCTTGGACTTGAGACAAACATGCTTCACATCCTTGCGATTAACGGCATGATATTTAGCATTATGCTTATCTTTAATATCGCAGGGCTTCGTCATAGCGGACAGGAGCTTGAGTTTTTGCTTCTTAGCAAGATAGCTTTTGCTTTGGTCGTGGTTGCGGGAATTTTTAGAGGGTTTTTCGCCTATGCTTGGAGCGGATTTTATATACATCTGCCGGCTACTTTGATCGTAATCGCTTTTGTTTTATGGTTTGTTGATTTTTATAAAATTTTTAAAAATAACGAATTTAGCGACGATCCCGAGTAA
- the fdh3B gene encoding formate dehydrogenase FDH3 subunit beta: MARMKFFVDNDRCISCFGCQVACSSAHEVPVGVYRRKVITLYDGVEGKEVSTTIACQHCTDAPCEQVCPVDCFYIREDGIVLHDKNKCIGCGYCLYACPFGAPQFPRDGAFGIKGEMDKCTMCAGGPAETNSHEERELYGQNRIAEGKVPMCAAVCATNALLVGDATEVANVYRKRVTLRNTGFSI; the protein is encoded by the coding sequence ATGGCAAGAATGAAATTTTTCGTAGATAACGATAGATGTATAAGTTGTTTTGGATGTCAAGTTGCTTGCTCTTCTGCTCATGAAGTTCCTGTAGGCGTATATCGCCGTAAGGTTATCACGCTATACGACGGCGTTGAAGGCAAAGAGGTTTCAACAACCATCGCATGCCAGCACTGCACCGACGCTCCTTGCGAGCAAGTTTGTCCTGTGGACTGCTTTTATATCCGTGAGGACGGTATCGTTCTTCACGATAAAAACAAATGTATCGGTTGCGGATACTGCTTATATGCATGTCCGTTTGGTGCGCCGCAGTTTCCAAGAGACGGAGCGTTTGGTATCAAAGGCGAGATGGATAAGTGTACAATGTGTGCTGGCGGTCCGGCAGAGACAAATTCACACGAAGAGCGCGAACTATACGGACAAAACCGTATCGCAGAGGGTAAAGTGCCTATGTGTGCGGCTGTTTGTGCGACAAATGCTCTTTTGGTTGGAGATGCAACCGAAGTTGCAAACGTGTATCGCAAACGTGTCACACTTCGCAATACAGGCTTTTCTATCTAA
- a CDS encoding TonB-dependent receptor domain-containing protein encodes MALNYEWMSSNLRAANNPYSAPMPQISTIKGLVKSIYGENLDGDIKHKALSASLKYEFSPNEKDLYYAALESISRMPSNLERFNTLYGPLDNGWISNPFLKPERHNRVNLGLEYKSEFFKEYLTSRQGEDSFAIKAHLIASDVKDLIIYDRRHSKAPAPMNKNAVISRNVDAQIYSANLSASYNFLQNFGLKAALFYNYGQNKTDGRALYQIRPFEANLAADYKSYASFGSFSLGSALRYVAKQNRGDFDKSTGLGIDSKEAKAFTLIDVYGAVEFRNKFGLRFGVNNIFDKEYAEFISGDHVAALDPRRVNAPGRTVFVSFHSSF; translated from the coding sequence TTGGCGCTTAACTACGAGTGGATGAGCTCAAATTTGCGCGCGGCGAACAACCCATACTCAGCGCCTATGCCTCAAATTTCAACAATAAAAGGGCTGGTTAAGTCAATTTACGGCGAAAATTTAGACGGCGACATCAAGCATAAGGCTTTAAGCGCGAGCCTGAAATACGAATTTAGCCCGAATGAAAAGGATCTTTACTACGCGGCACTTGAGAGCATTAGCAGAATGCCTTCAAACTTGGAGCGCTTTAACACCCTTTACGGACCGCTTGATAACGGCTGGATATCAAATCCTTTCTTAAAACCAGAGCGCCACAATCGCGTAAATTTGGGACTTGAATATAAAAGCGAGTTTTTCAAAGAGTATCTAACCTCAAGGCAGGGCGAGGATAGCTTTGCGATAAAAGCTCATCTTATCGCAAGCGACGTAAAAGATCTCATCATCTATGATCGCAGGCACTCAAAAGCGCCTGCTCCGATGAACAAAAACGCTGTTATCTCGCGCAATGTGGATGCGCAAATTTACAGCGCAAATTTAAGCGCAAGCTATAATTTCTTGCAAAATTTCGGCTTAAAAGCGGCGCTTTTTTATAATTACGGACAAAACAAAACAGACGGCAGAGCCCTTTATCAAATTCGCCCGTTTGAAGCGAATTTGGCAGCTGATTACAAGAGCTACGCAAGCTTTGGAAGCTTTAGTTTAGGCAGTGCGCTTAGATATGTAGCCAAGCAAAACAGAGGCGATTTTGATAAAAGCACCGGACTTGGCATAGACAGCAAAGAAGCAAAAGCGTTTACGCTCATAGACGTTTACGGTGCGGTTGAGTTTAGGAACAAATTTGGCCTAAGATTTGGCGTAAATAATATCTTTGATAAGGAGTATGCGGAGTTTATAAGCGGCGATCATGTCGCAGCTCTTGATCCAAGGAGAGTGAATGCGCCGGGTAGGACGGTGTTTGTGAGCTTTCATTCAAGTTTTTGA
- a CDS encoding twin-arginine translocation signal domain-containing protein — MEGSRREFLKKSLKIGAVGAGVVATSVAIASTGGSLRSDSNGVVVGKSNKKEVLYKTSKEWEYYYKIAY; from the coding sequence ATGGAGGGATCAAGACGAGAATTTCTTAAAAAATCCCTAAAGATAGGGGCTGTTGGAGCAGGTGTAGTTGCTACTTCAGTTGCTATCGCTAGTACCGGTGGTAGTCTAAGATCAGACTCTAATGGTGTAGTTGTAGGAAAATCAAATAAAAAAGAGGTGCTCTATAAAACGAGCAAAGAATGGGAATATTACTATAAGATCGCTTATTAA
- a CDS encoding ABC transporter permease subunit, with product MFDAYHLGLARKIRHLYIPHLTGYIISSLSVAVAMGVKIVIMAELLGANEGMGAKIASARIMLDTTEVMAYVVLVITLIILFEYLIIEPLKIALMPWKR from the coding sequence ATGTTTGACGCATATCATCTTGGGCTTGCAAGGAAAATTCGCCACCTTTACATCCCTCATCTTACGGGATATATCATAAGCTCGCTAAGTGTGGCTGTAGCTATGGGCGTTAAGATAGTCATCATGGCGGAGCTTTTGGGAGCAAATGAAGGAATGGGCGCAAAGATAGCAAGCGCGCGCATCATGCTTGATACGACCGAAGTGATGGCTTATGTAGTGCTTGTTATCACGCTTATCATCCTCTTTGAATACCTCATCATCGAGCCTTTAAAGATCGCTCTCATGCCTTGGAAGCGTTAA
- the traT gene encoding complement resistance protein TraT — MRYLQILLLLFMAFFFAACSTNSTPKLYLNSSAPVFITNLDANRTVFINFKNSSGHQNTLEETVKKKFVNKGFVPVADKKRADIVILGDFMMLERVERKDPNVFINLGYGFGSFGRRSSAGVGIVFGDPFYDDYYNTRHYIYKATVSVSITTKEREQRTILDVQSDKNVYSPSYIMPFVEDKIATQIINFFY; from the coding sequence ATGAGGTATCTTCAAATTTTACTCCTTTTGTTTATGGCTTTTTTCTTTGCGGCTTGCAGCACAAATAGCACTCCAAAGCTATATCTAAACTCAAGTGCGCCTGTGTTTATCACAAATTTAGATGCAAATAGAACAGTTTTTATAAATTTTAAAAACTCATCAGGCCATCAAAACACTCTTGAAGAGACGGTCAAAAAGAAATTTGTAAACAAAGGCTTCGTGCCGGTAGCTGATAAAAAGCGCGCCGATATAGTTATACTTGGGGATTTTATGATGCTTGAGAGAGTGGAGCGAAAAGATCCGAATGTCTTTATAAATTTAGGCTACGGCTTTGGCTCATTTGGACGCAGGAGCTCAGCCGGTGTTGGCATAGTGTTTGGCGATCCTTTTTATGATGATTACTACAACACTCGCCACTACATCTATAAAGCAACCGTTAGCGTCTCAATCACTACAAAAGAGCGCGAACAGCGCACCATACTTGATGTGCAAAGCGATAAAAACGTATATTCTCCAAGCTACATCATGCCTTTTGTAGAAGATAAGATAGCTACTCAGATAATCAACTTCTTTTATTAA